In a single window of the Eriocheir sinensis breed Jianghai 21 chromosome 61, ASM2467909v1, whole genome shotgun sequence genome:
- the LOC126986061 gene encoding uncharacterized protein LOC126986061 has product MASQNGRREGEEEGKAEADTVDAKPSQMDSFAAMLFSLRQELEQRADERAREQTQRAEQRADERAHEQARHLAEVLQSSLSSLKAETQQYTDKACDSVKSELLGEVQTLKGEVQGLREVEAERQRRELATSRGEEQEASRVLAASTRVTDLLGSSWGPWQEPLGPRSVVSEPAAAAGGWGAIGAAPLGPTGAGVGPTHPASLPPSPPPSPCRPAHSPRAPLSPSSSPSVSRRLGRRKPAEYDGKVAWEAYVAQFVMLAAAKGWDEAEKALQLATALRGPAVEVLGHLPPAQRASYGSMAEALWRRFGHHLQAEVYRARLKKRTRERGETLSQLAQDVKALVRRSYPAAPEEMIVVLARDFFVDALHDQQLQIYVKQAHPGDLQVALVRALEFEAFLKTTSGLGAAAQPRRDLRGRKAKVEKKAASRKASPDGFLGSCWGCGKKGHMRSRCPRERRTRSLDRLSSDAFQPCCKDCGKSGHRSSACPKPKEVVQAGNPDRLEKGAESQPSVPGPRLA; this is encoded by the coding sequence atggcgtcccaaaatggccgccgtgagggtgaggaggagggcaaggccgaggctgacacGGTTGATGCGAAGCCGAGCCAGATGGACTCGTTCGCTGCCATGCTGTTCAGTCTGAGGCAGGAATTGGagcagagggcagacgagagggcacgcgagcagactcagagggcagaacagagggcagatgagagggcacacgagcaggcacgccatcttgccgaggtcctccagagcagtctctcgtccctgaaggcggaaacccagcagtacaccgacaaggcctgcgacagcgttaagagtgaactgctgggagaggtgcagactctgaaaggcgaggtccagggcctgagggaggtggaggcggagaggcagcggcgagagctggcaacgtcacgcggggaggaacaagaagcgtcacgtgtgctggcggcaAGCACCAGGGTGACGGACTTGCTGGGGTCctcgtggggcccctggcaagaacCCCTGGGGCCTCGCAGCGTTGTGTCAGAGCCagcagctgccgcaggaggttggggagctaTCGGAGCTGCCCCCTTGGGTCCAACTGGCGCCGGAGTCGGACCCACTCACCCCGCCTCTCTGCCACCGTCACCGCCGCCCTCTCCATGCCGGCCGGCTCACAGCCCACGTGCTCCGCTTTCCCCCTCATCCAGCCCCTCGGTTTCCCGCCGTTTGGGGAGGCGCAAGCCGGCGGAGTATGACGGGAAGGTGGCCTGGGAGGCCTATGTTGCCCAGTTTGTGATGCTAGCTGCTGCCAAGGGCTGGGACGAggctgagaaggcgctgcagttgGCAACAGCGCTTCGGGGCCCAGCTGTGGAAGTGTTGGGGCACCTGCCGCCGGCCCAACGTGCCTCTTACGGGAGCATGGCGGAGGCCCTGTGGCGACGTTTCGGGCACCACCTTCAGGCCGAGGTGTACCGAGCTCGCCTGAAGAAGCGGACTCGGGAGCGCGGCGAGACACTGTCGCAGCTGGCGCAGGACGTGAAAGCGCTGGTCAGAAGGTCGTATCCTGCTGCCCCGGAAGAGATGATCGTGGTGCTAGCCCGCGATTTCTTTGTTGACGCTCTGCACGACCAACAGCTGCAGATTTACGTTAAGCAGGCGCACCCTGGGGACCTGCAGGTGGCGCTGGTGAGGGCCTTGGAATTCGAGGCCTTCCTGAAGACGACCAGCGGCCTAGGGGCGGCCGCCCAGCCCCGccgtgacctccggggccggaaggcgaaggtggagaagaaggcggcgtcgaggaaggcgagcccggacGGTTTTCTCGGCTCGTGTTGGGGCTGTGGCAAGAAGGGGCACATGCGCAGTCGTTGTCcgagggagcgaaggacgcgttcccttgaccgaCTGAGTTCTGACGCCTTTCAGccttgctgcaaggactgtggcaAATCTGGCCACCGTTcgagcgcctgccccaagccAAAGGAGGTAGTGCAGGCGGGAAACCCGGACAGGCTGGAGAAGGGGGCCGAATCCCAGCCGTCAGTCCCCGGGCCCCGACTTGCGTAA